TCTTAATGTATAATCGGAGGTGTAAACAGGCCTATGTTCGTTCTGAGCAACTTTCTCATAGCCTTGGCCAGGATTCTTAGCATCGCCCTGAATCTGTACATGTGGATAATTATCATCCGGGCCGTTGCCACATGGTTTTCTCCCGATCCATATAACCCCATCTATCAATTTCTTATCCGGATAACCGAACCGGTTCTGGGATATATTCGA
This region of Deltaproteobacteria bacterium genomic DNA includes:
- a CDS encoding YggT family protein, which encodes MFVLSNFLIALARILSIALNLYMWIIIIRAVATWFSPDPYNPIYQFLIRITEPVLGYIRKIIPFKFGMVDISPIIAIFVIIFLQTFLVQSLLGIAMSLK